A genome region from Macaca nemestrina isolate mMacNem1 chromosome 20, mMacNem.hap1, whole genome shotgun sequence includes the following:
- the LOC105498813 gene encoding podocan-like protein 1 isoform X2, with the protein MWLSLLLLLLLPGPLPVAGMEDAAFPHLGESSQPPPRACPPRCSCPRVDTVDCDGLDLRVFPDNITRAAQHLSLQNNQLQELPYNELSRLSGLRTLNLHNNLISSEGLPDEAFESLTQLQHIYVAHNKLSVAPQFLPRSLRVADLAANQVMEIFPLTFGEKPALRSVYLHNNQLSNAGLPPDAFRGSEAVTTLSLSNNRFSYLPPSLPPSLERLHLQNNLISKVPRGALSRQTQLRELYLQHNQLTDSGLDATTFSKLHSLEYLDLSHNQLTTVPAGLPRTLAILHLGRNRIRQVEAARLHGARGLRYLLLQHNQLGSSGLPAGALRPLRGLHTLHLYGNGLDRVPLALPRRLRALVLPHNHVATLGARDLAATPGLMELNLAYNRLTSARVHHRAFRRLRTLRSLDLAGNQLTRLPMGLPTGLHTLRLQRNQLRMLEPEPLAGLDQLKELSLAHNRLRVGDIGPGTWHELQALQMLDLSHNELSFVPPDLPEALEELHLEGNRIGHVGPEAFLSTPRLRALFLRANRLHMTSIAAEAFLGLPNLRVVDTAGNPEQVLIQLPPTTPRGPRAGGP; encoded by the exons ATG TGGCTGAgcctgctgctgctcctgctgttGCCGGGCCCCCTGCCCGTGGCTGGCATGGAGGACGCTGCCTTCCCTCACCTGGGGGAGAGCTCGCAGCCCCCGCCCCGGGCCTGCCCCCCGCGCTGCTCCTGCCCCCGAGTCGACACTGTGGACTGTGATGGCTTGGACCTTCGGGTGTTCCCGGACAACATCACCAGAGCCGCTCAGCACCTCTCCTTGCAG AACAACCAGCTCCAGGAACTCCCCTACAATGAGCTGTCCCGCCTCAGTGGCCTGCGAACCCTCAACCTCCACAACAACCTCATCTCCTCAGAAG GCCTTCCTGACGAGGCCTTCGAATCTCTCACCCAGCTGCAGCACATCTACGTGGCTCACAACAAG cTCTCAGTGGCCCCTCAGTTTCTGCCCCGGTCCCTCCGCGTCGCGGATCTGGCTGCCAACCAAGTGATGGAGATCTTCCCCCTCACCTTTGGGGAGAAGCCGGCACTCAG GTCCGTGTACCTCCACAACAACCAGCTGAGCAACGCTGGCCTGCCCCCTGACGCCTTTCGCGGCTCCGAGGCCGTCACCACCCTCAGCCTCTCGAACAACCGGTTCAGTTACCTGCCACCCAGCCTGCCACCCTCACTTGAGCGGCTCCACCTGCAG AACAATCTCATCTCCAAGGTGCCCCGAGGAGCCCTGAGCCGCCAGACTCAACTCCGCGAGCTCTACCTCCAGCACAACCAGCTGACCGACAGCGGCCTGGATGCCACCACCTTCAG CAAGCTGCATAGCCTTGAATACCTGGATCTCTCCCATAACCAGCTGACCACCGTGCCCGCCGGCCTGCCCCGGACCCTGGCTATCCTGCACCTGGGCCGCAACCGCATCCGACAGGTGGAGGCAGCTCGGCTGCACGGGGCGCGTGGTCTGCGCTATTTGTTGCTGCAGCACAACCAGCTGGGGAGCTCAGGGCTGCCCGCCGGGGCTCTGCGGCCGCTGCGGGGCCTGCACACGCTGCACCTCTATGGCAATGGGCTGGACCGCGTGCCTCTGGCCCTGCCCCGCCGCCTGCGTGCCCTGGTGCTGCCCCACAACCACGTGGCCACGCTGGGTGCCCGCGACCTGGCCGCCACACCGGGCCTGATGGAGCTTAACCTGGCCTATAACCGCCTGACCAGCGCCCGCGTGCACCACCGGGCCTTCCGCCGGCTGCGCACCCTGCGCAGCCTGGACCTGGCGGGGAATCAGCTAACCCGGCTGCCCATGGGCCTGCCCACTGGCCTGCACACCCTGCGGCTGCAACGCAACCAGCTGCGGATGCTCGAGCCGGAACCTCTGGCCGGCCTGGACCAACTGAAGGAGCTCAGCCTGGCACACAACCGGCTCCGGGTCGGTGACATCGGGCCAGGCACCTGGCATGAGCTCCAAGCCCTCCAG ATGCTGGACCTCAGCCACAACGAGCTGTCCTTTGTGCCCCCGGACCTGCCTGAGGCCCTGGAGGAGCTGCACCTTGAGGGCAATCGCATCGGCCACGTGGGCCCCGAGGCCTTCCTCAGCACGCCCCGCCTGCGTGCCCTCTTCCTCAG GGCCAACAGGCTTCACATGACGAGCATCGCGGCCGAGGCCTTCCTGGGGCTCCCAAACCTGCGCGTGGTGGACACAGCAGGGAATCCGGAGCAGGTCCTGATCCAGCTGCCTCCCACCACCCCACGTGGGCCACGGGCAGGGGGCCCCTGA
- the LOC105498813 gene encoding podocan-like protein 1 isoform X1 yields MLQSPWRPRAQPGDRLTLPSPQWLSLLLLLLLPGPLPVAGMEDAAFPHLGESSQPPPRACPPRCSCPRVDTVDCDGLDLRVFPDNITRAAQHLSLQNNQLQELPYNELSRLSGLRTLNLHNNLISSEGLPDEAFESLTQLQHIYVAHNKLSVAPQFLPRSLRVADLAANQVMEIFPLTFGEKPALRSVYLHNNQLSNAGLPPDAFRGSEAVTTLSLSNNRFSYLPPSLPPSLERLHLQNNLISKVPRGALSRQTQLRELYLQHNQLTDSGLDATTFSKLHSLEYLDLSHNQLTTVPAGLPRTLAILHLGRNRIRQVEAARLHGARGLRYLLLQHNQLGSSGLPAGALRPLRGLHTLHLYGNGLDRVPLALPRRLRALVLPHNHVATLGARDLAATPGLMELNLAYNRLTSARVHHRAFRRLRTLRSLDLAGNQLTRLPMGLPTGLHTLRLQRNQLRMLEPEPLAGLDQLKELSLAHNRLRVGDIGPGTWHELQALQMLDLSHNELSFVPPDLPEALEELHLEGNRIGHVGPEAFLSTPRLRALFLRANRLHMTSIAAEAFLGLPNLRVVDTAGNPEQVLIQLPPTTPRGPRAGGP; encoded by the exons ATGCTCCAGTCACCATGGCGACCCCGTGCCCAGCCCGGAGACAGGCTGACCCTCCCTTCCCCGCAGTGGCTGAgcctgctgctgctcctgctgttGCCGGGCCCCCTGCCCGTGGCTGGCATGGAGGACGCTGCCTTCCCTCACCTGGGGGAGAGCTCGCAGCCCCCGCCCCGGGCCTGCCCCCCGCGCTGCTCCTGCCCCCGAGTCGACACTGTGGACTGTGATGGCTTGGACCTTCGGGTGTTCCCGGACAACATCACCAGAGCCGCTCAGCACCTCTCCTTGCAG AACAACCAGCTCCAGGAACTCCCCTACAATGAGCTGTCCCGCCTCAGTGGCCTGCGAACCCTCAACCTCCACAACAACCTCATCTCCTCAGAAG GCCTTCCTGACGAGGCCTTCGAATCTCTCACCCAGCTGCAGCACATCTACGTGGCTCACAACAAG cTCTCAGTGGCCCCTCAGTTTCTGCCCCGGTCCCTCCGCGTCGCGGATCTGGCTGCCAACCAAGTGATGGAGATCTTCCCCCTCACCTTTGGGGAGAAGCCGGCACTCAG GTCCGTGTACCTCCACAACAACCAGCTGAGCAACGCTGGCCTGCCCCCTGACGCCTTTCGCGGCTCCGAGGCCGTCACCACCCTCAGCCTCTCGAACAACCGGTTCAGTTACCTGCCACCCAGCCTGCCACCCTCACTTGAGCGGCTCCACCTGCAG AACAATCTCATCTCCAAGGTGCCCCGAGGAGCCCTGAGCCGCCAGACTCAACTCCGCGAGCTCTACCTCCAGCACAACCAGCTGACCGACAGCGGCCTGGATGCCACCACCTTCAG CAAGCTGCATAGCCTTGAATACCTGGATCTCTCCCATAACCAGCTGACCACCGTGCCCGCCGGCCTGCCCCGGACCCTGGCTATCCTGCACCTGGGCCGCAACCGCATCCGACAGGTGGAGGCAGCTCGGCTGCACGGGGCGCGTGGTCTGCGCTATTTGTTGCTGCAGCACAACCAGCTGGGGAGCTCAGGGCTGCCCGCCGGGGCTCTGCGGCCGCTGCGGGGCCTGCACACGCTGCACCTCTATGGCAATGGGCTGGACCGCGTGCCTCTGGCCCTGCCCCGCCGCCTGCGTGCCCTGGTGCTGCCCCACAACCACGTGGCCACGCTGGGTGCCCGCGACCTGGCCGCCACACCGGGCCTGATGGAGCTTAACCTGGCCTATAACCGCCTGACCAGCGCCCGCGTGCACCACCGGGCCTTCCGCCGGCTGCGCACCCTGCGCAGCCTGGACCTGGCGGGGAATCAGCTAACCCGGCTGCCCATGGGCCTGCCCACTGGCCTGCACACCCTGCGGCTGCAACGCAACCAGCTGCGGATGCTCGAGCCGGAACCTCTGGCCGGCCTGGACCAACTGAAGGAGCTCAGCCTGGCACACAACCGGCTCCGGGTCGGTGACATCGGGCCAGGCACCTGGCATGAGCTCCAAGCCCTCCAG ATGCTGGACCTCAGCCACAACGAGCTGTCCTTTGTGCCCCCGGACCTGCCTGAGGCCCTGGAGGAGCTGCACCTTGAGGGCAATCGCATCGGCCACGTGGGCCCCGAGGCCTTCCTCAGCACGCCCCGCCTGCGTGCCCTCTTCCTCAG GGCCAACAGGCTTCACATGACGAGCATCGCGGCCGAGGCCTTCCTGGGGCTCCCAAACCTGCGCGTGGTGGACACAGCAGGGAATCCGGAGCAGGTCCTGATCCAGCTGCCTCCCACCACCCCACGTGGGCCACGGGCAGGGGGCCCCTGA
- the LOC105498813 gene encoding podocan-like protein 1 isoform X3 — protein sequence MPQNNQLQELPYNELSRLSGLRTLNLHNNLISSEGLPDEAFESLTQLQHIYVAHNKLSVAPQFLPRSLRVADLAANQVMEIFPLTFGEKPALRSVYLHNNQLSNAGLPPDAFRGSEAVTTLSLSNNRFSYLPPSLPPSLERLHLQNNLISKVPRGALSRQTQLRELYLQHNQLTDSGLDATTFSKLHSLEYLDLSHNQLTTVPAGLPRTLAILHLGRNRIRQVEAARLHGARGLRYLLLQHNQLGSSGLPAGALRPLRGLHTLHLYGNGLDRVPLALPRRLRALVLPHNHVATLGARDLAATPGLMELNLAYNRLTSARVHHRAFRRLRTLRSLDLAGNQLTRLPMGLPTGLHTLRLQRNQLRMLEPEPLAGLDQLKELSLAHNRLRVGDIGPGTWHELQALQMLDLSHNELSFVPPDLPEALEELHLEGNRIGHVGPEAFLSTPRLRALFLRANRLHMTSIAAEAFLGLPNLRVVDTAGNPEQVLIQLPPTTPRGPRAGGP from the exons ATGCCCCAG AACAACCAGCTCCAGGAACTCCCCTACAATGAGCTGTCCCGCCTCAGTGGCCTGCGAACCCTCAACCTCCACAACAACCTCATCTCCTCAGAAG GCCTTCCTGACGAGGCCTTCGAATCTCTCACCCAGCTGCAGCACATCTACGTGGCTCACAACAAG cTCTCAGTGGCCCCTCAGTTTCTGCCCCGGTCCCTCCGCGTCGCGGATCTGGCTGCCAACCAAGTGATGGAGATCTTCCCCCTCACCTTTGGGGAGAAGCCGGCACTCAG GTCCGTGTACCTCCACAACAACCAGCTGAGCAACGCTGGCCTGCCCCCTGACGCCTTTCGCGGCTCCGAGGCCGTCACCACCCTCAGCCTCTCGAACAACCGGTTCAGTTACCTGCCACCCAGCCTGCCACCCTCACTTGAGCGGCTCCACCTGCAG AACAATCTCATCTCCAAGGTGCCCCGAGGAGCCCTGAGCCGCCAGACTCAACTCCGCGAGCTCTACCTCCAGCACAACCAGCTGACCGACAGCGGCCTGGATGCCACCACCTTCAG CAAGCTGCATAGCCTTGAATACCTGGATCTCTCCCATAACCAGCTGACCACCGTGCCCGCCGGCCTGCCCCGGACCCTGGCTATCCTGCACCTGGGCCGCAACCGCATCCGACAGGTGGAGGCAGCTCGGCTGCACGGGGCGCGTGGTCTGCGCTATTTGTTGCTGCAGCACAACCAGCTGGGGAGCTCAGGGCTGCCCGCCGGGGCTCTGCGGCCGCTGCGGGGCCTGCACACGCTGCACCTCTATGGCAATGGGCTGGACCGCGTGCCTCTGGCCCTGCCCCGCCGCCTGCGTGCCCTGGTGCTGCCCCACAACCACGTGGCCACGCTGGGTGCCCGCGACCTGGCCGCCACACCGGGCCTGATGGAGCTTAACCTGGCCTATAACCGCCTGACCAGCGCCCGCGTGCACCACCGGGCCTTCCGCCGGCTGCGCACCCTGCGCAGCCTGGACCTGGCGGGGAATCAGCTAACCCGGCTGCCCATGGGCCTGCCCACTGGCCTGCACACCCTGCGGCTGCAACGCAACCAGCTGCGGATGCTCGAGCCGGAACCTCTGGCCGGCCTGGACCAACTGAAGGAGCTCAGCCTGGCACACAACCGGCTCCGGGTCGGTGACATCGGGCCAGGCACCTGGCATGAGCTCCAAGCCCTCCAG ATGCTGGACCTCAGCCACAACGAGCTGTCCTTTGTGCCCCCGGACCTGCCTGAGGCCCTGGAGGAGCTGCACCTTGAGGGCAATCGCATCGGCCACGTGGGCCCCGAGGCCTTCCTCAGCACGCCCCGCCTGCGTGCCCTCTTCCTCAG GGCCAACAGGCTTCACATGACGAGCATCGCGGCCGAGGCCTTCCTGGGGCTCCCAAACCTGCGCGTGGTGGACACAGCAGGGAATCCGGAGCAGGTCCTGATCCAGCTGCCTCCCACCACCCCACGTGGGCCACGGGCAGGGGGCCCCTGA
- the LOC105498813 gene encoding podocan-like protein 1 isoform X4 has translation MAWTFGCSRTTSPEPLSTSPCRTTSSRNSPTMSCPASVACEPSTSTTTSSPQKLSVAPQFLPRSLRVADLAANQVMEIFPLTFGEKPALRSVYLHNNQLSNAGLPPDAFRGSEAVTTLSLSNNRFSYLPPSLPPSLERLHLQNNLISKVPRGALSRQTQLRELYLQHNQLTDSGLDATTFSKLHSLEYLDLSHNQLTTVPAGLPRTLAILHLGRNRIRQVEAARLHGARGLRYLLLQHNQLGSSGLPAGALRPLRGLHTLHLYGNGLDRVPLALPRRLRALVLPHNHVATLGARDLAATPGLMELNLAYNRLTSARVHHRAFRRLRTLRSLDLAGNQLTRLPMGLPTGLHTLRLQRNQLRMLEPEPLAGLDQLKELSLAHNRLRVGDIGPGTWHELQALQVRHRLVSHTIPRASPSPCLHCHIPNILVSWSSNQNKKMVRVG, from the exons ATGGCTTGGACCTTCGGGTGTTCCCGGACAACATCACCAGAGCCGCTCAGCACCTCTCCTTGCAG AACAACCAGCTCCAGGAACTCCCCTACAATGAGCTGTCCCGCCTCAGTGGCCTGCGAACCCTCAACCTCCACAACAACCTCATCTCCTCAGAAG cTCTCAGTGGCCCCTCAGTTTCTGCCCCGGTCCCTCCGCGTCGCGGATCTGGCTGCCAACCAAGTGATGGAGATCTTCCCCCTCACCTTTGGGGAGAAGCCGGCACTCAG GTCCGTGTACCTCCACAACAACCAGCTGAGCAACGCTGGCCTGCCCCCTGACGCCTTTCGCGGCTCCGAGGCCGTCACCACCCTCAGCCTCTCGAACAACCGGTTCAGTTACCTGCCACCCAGCCTGCCACCCTCACTTGAGCGGCTCCACCTGCAG AACAATCTCATCTCCAAGGTGCCCCGAGGAGCCCTGAGCCGCCAGACTCAACTCCGCGAGCTCTACCTCCAGCACAACCAGCTGACCGACAGCGGCCTGGATGCCACCACCTTCAG CAAGCTGCATAGCCTTGAATACCTGGATCTCTCCCATAACCAGCTGACCACCGTGCCCGCCGGCCTGCCCCGGACCCTGGCTATCCTGCACCTGGGCCGCAACCGCATCCGACAGGTGGAGGCAGCTCGGCTGCACGGGGCGCGTGGTCTGCGCTATTTGTTGCTGCAGCACAACCAGCTGGGGAGCTCAGGGCTGCCCGCCGGGGCTCTGCGGCCGCTGCGGGGCCTGCACACGCTGCACCTCTATGGCAATGGGCTGGACCGCGTGCCTCTGGCCCTGCCCCGCCGCCTGCGTGCCCTGGTGCTGCCCCACAACCACGTGGCCACGCTGGGTGCCCGCGACCTGGCCGCCACACCGGGCCTGATGGAGCTTAACCTGGCCTATAACCGCCTGACCAGCGCCCGCGTGCACCACCGGGCCTTCCGCCGGCTGCGCACCCTGCGCAGCCTGGACCTGGCGGGGAATCAGCTAACCCGGCTGCCCATGGGCCTGCCCACTGGCCTGCACACCCTGCGGCTGCAACGCAACCAGCTGCGGATGCTCGAGCCGGAACCTCTGGCCGGCCTGGACCAACTGAAGGAGCTCAGCCTGGCACACAACCGGCTCCGGGTCGGTGACATCGGGCCAGGCACCTGGCATGAGCTCCAAGCCCTCCAGGTCAGGCACAGGCTGGTTAGCCACACTATCCCCAGGGCCTCTCCATCCCCCTGCCTGCACTGCCACATCCCAAACATTCTAGTTAGCTGGTCAAGCAATCAGAACAAGAAAATGGTAAGAGTGGGTTAG
- the LOC105498706 gene encoding DDB1- and CUL4-associated factor 15 isoform X1 — translation MAPSSKSERNSGAGSGGGGPGGAGGKRAAGRRREHVLKQLERVKISGQLSPRLFRKLPPRVCVSLKNIVDEDFLYAGHIFLGFSKCGRYVLSYTSSSGDDDFSFYIYHLYWWEFNVHSKLKLVRQVRLFQDEEIYSDLYLTVCEWPSDASKVIVFGFNTRSANGMLMNMMMMSDENHRDIYVSTVAVPPPGRCAACQDASRAHPGDPNAQCLRHGFMLHTKYQVVYPFPTFQPAFQLKKDQVVLLNTSYSLVACAVSVHSAGDRSFCQILYDHSTCPPAPASPPEPQSPELPPALPSFCPEAAPARSSGSPEPSPAIAKAKEFVADIFRRAKEAKGGAPEEARPALCPGPSGSRCRAHSEPLALCGEAAPRDSPPASEAPAPEPGYINYTKLYYVLESGEGTEPEDEFEDDKISLPFVVTDLRGRNLRPMRERTAVQGQYLTVEQLTLDFEYVINEVIRHDATWGHQFCSFSDYDIVILEVCPETNQVLINIGLLLLAFPSPTEEGQLRPKTYHTSLKVAWDLNTGIFETVSVGDLTEVKGQTSGSVWSSYRKSCVDMVMKWLVPESSGRYVNRMTNEALHKGCSLKVLADSERYTWIVL, via the exons ATGGCGCCCAGCTCGAAATCGGAGCGGAACAGCGGGGCTgggagcggcggcggcggccccggGGGAGCCGGAGGGAAGCGGGCAGCAGGGCGGCGGCGGGAGCACGTCCTCAAGCAGCTGGAGCGGGTCAAG ATCAGCGGACAGCTCTCCCCTCGCCTCTTCCGGAAGCTGCCTCCCCGGGTCTGCGTGTCCCTCAAGAACATTGTGGATGAGGACTTTCTCTATGCAGG aCATATCTTCCTGGGCTTTTCCAAATGCGGCCGCTATGTCCTCTCCTATACCAGCAGCAGTGGGGACGACGACTTCTCCTTCTACATCTACCATCTGTACTGGTGGGAGTTCAACGTCCACAGCAAGCTCAAGCTG GTCCGGCAGGTTCGGCTCTTCCAGGATGAGGAGATCTACAGCGACCTGTACCTGACCGTATGTGAGTGGCCCAGCGACGCCTCTAAGGTCATCGTCTTTGGCTTCAA CACCCGCTCGGCCAACGGGATGCTCATGAACATGATGATGATGAGCGACGAGAACCACCGTGACATCTACGTCAGCACCGTGGCGGTACCGCCGCCGGGCCGCTGTGCCGCTTGCCAGGATGCCAGCCGGGCCCACCCAG GAGACCCGAACGCGCAGTGCCTGCGGCACGGCTTCATGCTGCACACCAAGTACCAGGTGGTCTACCCCTTCCCCACCTTCCAGCCCGCCTTCCAGCTCAAGAAGGACCAGGTGGTGCTGCTCAACACCAGCTACTCCCTGGTGGCCTGCGCCGTCTCTGTCCACTCGGCAG GTGACAGGAGTTTCTGCCAAATCCTGTATGACCACAGCACCTGCCCCCCGGCGCCCGCCAGCCCCCCTGAGCCCCAGAGCCCAGAGctgccccctgccctccccagctTCTGCCCTGAGGCGGCCCCAGCCCGTTCCTCTGGGTCTCCTGAGCCCTCGCCCGCCATTGCCAAAGCCAAGGAGTTTGTGGCTGACATCTTCCGCCGGGCCAAAGAGGCCAAGGGCGGAGCCCCTGAGGAAGCCCGGCCTGCCCTGTGCCCAGGACCCTCTGGCAGCCGCTGCCGCGCGCACTCTGAGCCCTTAGCCCTGTGTGGAGAGGCAGCACCCCGGGACAGCCCCCCTGCCTCGGAGGCGCCTGCCCCCGAGCCTGGCTACATCAACTACACCAAGCTGTACTATGTGCTGGAGTCCGGAGAGGGGACGGAGCCGGAGGATG AGTTCGAGGACGACAAGATCTCCCTGCCCTTCGTGGTGACTGATCTTCGTGGCCGCAACTTGCGGCCCATGCGGGAGCGGACTGCTGTCCAG GGCCAGTACCTGACAGTGGAGCAGCTCACACTGGACTTCGAATATGTCATCAATGAGGTCATCCGCCACGATGCTACCTGGGGCCACCAGTTCTGTTCTTTCAGCGACTATGACATTGTCATTCTAGAG gtcTGCCCGGAAACCAACCAGGTCCTCATCAACATTGGCCTGCTGCTCTTGGCCTTCCCGTCCCCCACTGAGGAGGGTCAGCTCCG ACCAAAGACCTATCACACCAGCCTCAAGGTGGCATGGGACCTCAACACAGGCATCTTCGAGACAGTCAGTGTAGGCGACCTGACTGAGGTCAAAGGGCAGACCAG CGGCAGTGTCTGGAGCTCCTACCGCAAGAGCTGCGTGGACATGGTCATGA
- the LOC105498706 gene encoding DDB1- and CUL4-associated factor 15 isoform X2, whose protein sequence is MAWMEEAQSGAWMQEISGQLSPRLFRKLPPRVCVSLKNIVDEDFLYAGHIFLGFSKCGRYVLSYTSSSGDDDFSFYIYHLYWWEFNVHSKLKLVRQVRLFQDEEIYSDLYLTVCEWPSDASKVIVFGFNTRSANGMLMNMMMMSDENHRDIYVSTVAVPPPGRCAACQDASRAHPGDPNAQCLRHGFMLHTKYQVVYPFPTFQPAFQLKKDQVVLLNTSYSLVACAVSVHSAGDRSFCQILYDHSTCPPAPASPPEPQSPELPPALPSFCPEAAPARSSGSPEPSPAIAKAKEFVADIFRRAKEAKGGAPEEARPALCPGPSGSRCRAHSEPLALCGEAAPRDSPPASEAPAPEPGYINYTKLYYVLESGEGTEPEDEFEDDKISLPFVVTDLRGRNLRPMRERTAVQGQYLTVEQLTLDFEYVINEVIRHDATWGHQFCSFSDYDIVILEVCPETNQVLINIGLLLLAFPSPTEEGQLRPKTYHTSLKVAWDLNTGIFETVSVGDLTEVKGQTSGSVWSSYRKSCVDMVMKWLVPESSGRYVNRMTNEALHKGCSLKVLADSERYTWIVL, encoded by the exons ATGGCTTGGATGGAGGAGGCTCAGTCGGGGGCCTGGATGCAGGAG ATCAGCGGACAGCTCTCCCCTCGCCTCTTCCGGAAGCTGCCTCCCCGGGTCTGCGTGTCCCTCAAGAACATTGTGGATGAGGACTTTCTCTATGCAGG aCATATCTTCCTGGGCTTTTCCAAATGCGGCCGCTATGTCCTCTCCTATACCAGCAGCAGTGGGGACGACGACTTCTCCTTCTACATCTACCATCTGTACTGGTGGGAGTTCAACGTCCACAGCAAGCTCAAGCTG GTCCGGCAGGTTCGGCTCTTCCAGGATGAGGAGATCTACAGCGACCTGTACCTGACCGTATGTGAGTGGCCCAGCGACGCCTCTAAGGTCATCGTCTTTGGCTTCAA CACCCGCTCGGCCAACGGGATGCTCATGAACATGATGATGATGAGCGACGAGAACCACCGTGACATCTACGTCAGCACCGTGGCGGTACCGCCGCCGGGCCGCTGTGCCGCTTGCCAGGATGCCAGCCGGGCCCACCCAG GAGACCCGAACGCGCAGTGCCTGCGGCACGGCTTCATGCTGCACACCAAGTACCAGGTGGTCTACCCCTTCCCCACCTTCCAGCCCGCCTTCCAGCTCAAGAAGGACCAGGTGGTGCTGCTCAACACCAGCTACTCCCTGGTGGCCTGCGCCGTCTCTGTCCACTCGGCAG GTGACAGGAGTTTCTGCCAAATCCTGTATGACCACAGCACCTGCCCCCCGGCGCCCGCCAGCCCCCCTGAGCCCCAGAGCCCAGAGctgccccctgccctccccagctTCTGCCCTGAGGCGGCCCCAGCCCGTTCCTCTGGGTCTCCTGAGCCCTCGCCCGCCATTGCCAAAGCCAAGGAGTTTGTGGCTGACATCTTCCGCCGGGCCAAAGAGGCCAAGGGCGGAGCCCCTGAGGAAGCCCGGCCTGCCCTGTGCCCAGGACCCTCTGGCAGCCGCTGCCGCGCGCACTCTGAGCCCTTAGCCCTGTGTGGAGAGGCAGCACCCCGGGACAGCCCCCCTGCCTCGGAGGCGCCTGCCCCCGAGCCTGGCTACATCAACTACACCAAGCTGTACTATGTGCTGGAGTCCGGAGAGGGGACGGAGCCGGAGGATG AGTTCGAGGACGACAAGATCTCCCTGCCCTTCGTGGTGACTGATCTTCGTGGCCGCAACTTGCGGCCCATGCGGGAGCGGACTGCTGTCCAG GGCCAGTACCTGACAGTGGAGCAGCTCACACTGGACTTCGAATATGTCATCAATGAGGTCATCCGCCACGATGCTACCTGGGGCCACCAGTTCTGTTCTTTCAGCGACTATGACATTGTCATTCTAGAG gtcTGCCCGGAAACCAACCAGGTCCTCATCAACATTGGCCTGCTGCTCTTGGCCTTCCCGTCCCCCACTGAGGAGGGTCAGCTCCG ACCAAAGACCTATCACACCAGCCTCAAGGTGGCATGGGACCTCAACACAGGCATCTTCGAGACAGTCAGTGTAGGCGACCTGACTGAGGTCAAAGGGCAGACCAG CGGCAGTGTCTGGAGCTCCTACCGCAAGAGCTGCGTGGACATGGTCATGA